Proteins from a single region of Palaemon carinicauda isolate YSFRI2023 chromosome 1, ASM3689809v2, whole genome shotgun sequence:
- the LOC137654106 gene encoding semenogelin-1-like, with product MTADTALRRNGSPNTHPSLAHKDGTKHEPNRNQTRTEQEPITNRTGTKHELNRNQTRTEQEPKHEPNRNQTRTEQEPKHEPNRNQTRTEQEPNTNRTGTKHEPNRNQTRTEQEPKHELNRNQTRTEQEPNTNRTGTKHEPNRNQNTNRTGTKHELNRNQTRSEQEPNTNRTGTKHEPNRNQTRTEQEPNTNRTGTEHEPNRNRTGTKTRTEQEPNTNRTGTKHEPNRNQTRTEQEPNTNRTGTKTRTEQEPNTNRTGTKHEPNRNQTRTEQEPNTNRTGTEHEPIHEPNRNQTRTEQEPNRNRNTNRTGTKHEPNRNQTRTEQEPKQEPNRNQTRTEQEPKHEPNRNQNTNRTGTKHEPNRNQTRTEQEPKHEPNRNQTRTEQHLDEDSRSPDPPLFRTNWSGGNK from the exons atgactgctgacacAGCACTTAGACGTAATGGCTCTCCAAACacccatccatccttagctcacaaggatg GAACCAAACACGAACCGAACAGGAACCAAACACGAACTGAACAGGAACCAATCACGAACCGAACAGGCACCAAACACGAACTGAACAGGAACCAAACACGAACCGAACAGGAACCAAAACACGAACCGAACAGGAACCAAACACGAACTGAACAGGAACCAAAACACGAACCGAACAGGAACCAAACACGAACCGAACAGGAACCAAACACGAACCGAACAGGAACCAAACACGAACCGAACAGGAACCAAACACGAACCGAACAGGAACCAAAACACGAACTGAACAGGAACCAAACACGAACCGAACAGGAACCAAACACGAACCGAACAGGAACCAAACACGAACCGAACAGGAACCAAAACACGAACCGAACAGGAACCAAACACGAACTGAACAGGAACCAAACACGATCCGAACAGGAACCAAACACGAACCGAACAGGAACCAAACACGAACCGAACAGGAACCAAACACGAACCGAACAGGAACCAAACACGAACCGAACAGGAACCGAACACGAACCGAACAGGAACCGAACAGGAACCAAAACACGAACCGAACAGGAACCAAACACGAACCGAACAGGAACCAAACACGAACCGAACAGGAACCAAACACGAACCGAACAGGAACCAAACACGAACCGAACAGGAACCAAAACACGAACCGAACAGGAACCAAACACGAACCGAACAGGAACCAAACACGAACCGAACAGGAACCAAACACGAACTGAACAGGAACCAAACACGAACCGAACAGGAACCGAACACGAACCGATACACGAACCGAACAGGAACCAAACACGAACCGAACAGGAACCAAACAGGAACCGAAACACGAACCGAACAGGAACCAAACACGAACCGAACAGGAACCAAACACGAACTGAACAGGAACCAAAACAGGAACCGAACAGGAACCAAACACGAACCGAACAGGAACCAAAACACGAACCGAACAGGAACCAAAACACAAACCGAACAGGAACCAAACACGAACCGAACAGGAACCAAACACGAACCGAACAGGAACCAAAACACGAACCGAACAGGAACCAAACACGAACCGAACAGCACCTTGACGAAGATTCACGATCCCCCGATCCCCCATTATTCCGGACGAATTGGTCGGGAGGAAACAAATGA